In Spodoptera frugiperda isolate SF20-4 chromosome 12, AGI-APGP_CSIRO_Sfru_2.0, whole genome shotgun sequence, a single window of DNA contains:
- the LOC118262617 gene encoding parafibromin isoform X1: protein MYSSEAMSIQNIAAFKAKRLAQERATIKSNNNSDGLAVIGSDFQPTLDYDIDPLSLLRHYNINKKEIIERDNQIIFGEFSWPKNIKTNYLMFGSGKEGNDKEYYTLECLLFILKNIQLTHPVYVRQAAAANIPAVRRPDRKELLAYLNGETATCASIDKSAPLEIPTQVKRTHDHDGGESAAKKPRIEETHVQKVREQLAARLDAPKEASVTVDNIKSLSEAMSVEKIAAIKAKRLAKKRTTIKSNDYSDTLGVVGSDFRAILDYDVDLTKDIMSRERQWRTRTTVLQSNGKVFAKSILALLGSIRAREEGRPGAPRPQPIVMPQPTSLPQQQTQYNRYDQERFIRQKEETEGFKIDTMGTYHGMTLKSVTEGPSVPAAARAPQTPSHPRQMPQNGSMGGSTPGRRELLPVAAARPPAGAGGKRPSRTPIIIIPAATTSLISMYNVKDTLQDLKFVTVEQKKAEGAARENEVLLQRRKGPTGDVPNNATTITVPYRVVDNPGRLSAAEWDRVVAVFVQGPAWQFKGWPWDGNPVQIFANICAFHLKYDEMKLDANVARWAVTVLNLSRTKRHLDRAVLLGFWETLDKHMMKNKPHLRF, encoded by the exons AT GTATTCATCGGAGGCTATGTCAATACAGAATATTGCCGCCTTCAAAGCAAAACGTTTGGCACAGGAGAGGGCTACAATCAAGAGCAACAACAACTCCGATGGGCTGGCCGTCATTGGATCAGACTTTCAACCCACCCTTGATTATGACATAGACCCGTTGAGTTTACTTCGACAttacaacataaacaaaaaagaaataattgaacGAGATAACCAAATTATATTTGGTGAATTCTCTTGgcccaaaaatattaaaacaaactatCTTATGTTTGG GTCTGGAAAGGAAGGCAATGATAAAGAATATTATACATTGGAATGTCTTCTTTTCATTCTCAAGAATATTCAATTGACCCATCCAGTTTATGTTAGACAAGCAGCT GCTGCAAACATACCGGCTGTGCGTCGTCCAGATCGTAAAGAATTGTTGGCATACTTGAATGGTGAAACTGCAACTTGTGCATCAATAGATAAAAGTGCTCCTCTAGAAATACCAACACAg gTAAAACGAACTCATGATCATGATGGCGGTGAATCTGCAGCAAAGAAGCCTCGGATTGAGGAAACCCATGTGCAGAAAGTACGAGAACAACTTGCAGCTAGACTTGATGCTCCAAAGGAGGCATCCGTCACAGTTGATAATATCAA gtcTTTATCGGAGGCTATGTCAGTGGAGAAAATTGCCGCCATCAAAGCAAAACGTTTGGCAAAGAAGAGGACTACAATCAAGAGCAACGACTACTCTGATACTCTGGGAGTCGTCGGATCGGACTTTCGAGCCATCCTTGACTATGATGTAGATTTAACCAAGGATATTATGAGTCGGGAGAGACAGTGGCGCACAAGAACGACAGTATTACAAAGTAACGGAAAG GTGTTTGCGAAGAGTATTCTAGCTCTGTTGGGCAGCATTCGAGCGCGGGAAGAGGGTCGACCAGGAGCACCACGGCCGCAGCCAATTGTCATGCCACAGCCCACATCATTACCGCAACAGCAAACACAGTACAACAGATACGATCAGGAAAGGTTTATTAGGCAAAAAGAAG AAACGGAAGGGTTCAAAATCGACACCATGGGTACCTATCACGGTATGACACTGAAGTCAGTAACAGAGGGACCAAGTGTACCGGCCgctgcgcgcgcgcctcaaacGCCGAGCCATCCTAGGCAAATGCcac AAAACGGCTCGATGGGCGGGAGTACGCCGGGGCGGCGGGAACTGCTACCAGTGGCGGCGGCGCGGCCTCCTGCCGGCGCGGGCGGCAAGCGGCCTTCGCGAAcacccatcatcatcatccccGCAGCCACCACCTCACTCATATCCATGTACAATGTTAAGGACACGCTGCAGGATCTTAA ATTCGTCACTGTGGAACAGAAGAAAGCTGAAGGAGCGGCTCGTGAAAATGAAGTATTGTTGCAGAGAAGAAAAGGACCCACAGGGGATGTACCAAACAACGCGACTACTATTAcg GTACCTTACCGCGTCGTGGACAACCCGGGCAGACTATCGGCCGCGGAGTGGGACAGAGTTGTCGCAGTATTCGTGCAGGGACCAGCCTGGCAGTTCAAGGGGTGGCCTTGGGATGGCAATCCTGTTCAGATATTTGCTAATA tttGCGCATTTCACTTGAAGTACGATGAAATGAAGTTAGACGCGAACGTTGCTCGCTGGGCCGTCACTGTACTAAACTTAAGTCGCACCAAGCGGCATCTTGACCGCGCCGTCCTACTCGGATTTTGGGAGACACTTGAcaa GCACATGATGAAGAATAAGCCGCACCTTAGGTTCTAA
- the LOC118262617 gene encoding parafibromin isoform X2, with product MYSSEAMSIQNIAAFKAKRLAQERATIKSNNNSDGLAVIGSDFQPTLDYDIDPLSLLRHYNINKKEIIERDNQIIFGEFSWPKNIKTNYLMFGSGKEGADKKYYTLESLVFILKYIRLTHPIYVRQAVAANIPAVRRPDRKELLAYLNGETATCASIDKSAPLEIPTQVKRTHDHDGGESAAKKPRIEETHVQKVREQLAARLDAPKEASVTVDNIKSLSEAMSVEKIAAIKAKRLAKKRTTIKSNDYSDTLGVVGSDFRAILDYDVDLTKDIMSRERQWRTRTTVLQSNGKVFAKSILALLGSIRAREEGRPGAPRPQPIVMPQPTSLPQQQTQYNRYDQERFIRQKEETEGFKIDTMGTYHGMTLKSVTEGPSVPAAARAPQTPSHPRQMPQNGSMGGSTPGRRELLPVAAARPPAGAGGKRPSRTPIIIIPAATTSLISMYNVKDTLQDLKFVTVEQKKAEGAARENEVLLQRRKGPTGDVPNNATTITVPYRVVDNPGRLSAAEWDRVVAVFVQGPAWQFKGWPWDGNPVQIFANICAFHLKYDEMKLDANVARWAVTVLNLSRTKRHLDRAVLLGFWETLDKHMMKNKPHLRF from the exons AT GTATTCATCGGAGGCTATGTCAATACAGAATATTGCCGCCTTCAAAGCAAAACGTTTGGCACAGGAGAGGGCTACAATCAAGAGCAACAACAACTCCGATGGGCTGGCCGTCATTGGATCAGACTTTCAACCCACCCTTGATTATGACATAGACCCGTTGAGTTTACTTCGACAttacaacataaacaaaaaagaaataattgaacGAGATAACCAAATTATATTTGGTGAATTCTCTTGgcccaaaaatattaaaacaaactatCTTATGTTTGG GTCTGGAAAGGAAGGcgctgataaaaaatattatacattggAAAGTCTCGTATTCATTCTCAAGTATATACGATTGACCCATCCAATTTATGTTAGACAAGCAGTT GCTGCAAACATACCGGCTGTGCGTCGTCCAGATCGTAAAGAATTGTTGGCATACTTGAATGGTGAAACTGCAACTTGTGCATCAATAGATAAAAGTGCTCCTCTAGAAATACCAACACAg gTAAAACGAACTCATGATCATGATGGCGGTGAATCTGCAGCAAAGAAGCCTCGGATTGAGGAAACCCATGTGCAGAAAGTACGAGAACAACTTGCAGCTAGACTTGATGCTCCAAAGGAGGCATCCGTCACAGTTGATAATATCAA gtcTTTATCGGAGGCTATGTCAGTGGAGAAAATTGCCGCCATCAAAGCAAAACGTTTGGCAAAGAAGAGGACTACAATCAAGAGCAACGACTACTCTGATACTCTGGGAGTCGTCGGATCGGACTTTCGAGCCATCCTTGACTATGATGTAGATTTAACCAAGGATATTATGAGTCGGGAGAGACAGTGGCGCACAAGAACGACAGTATTACAAAGTAACGGAAAG GTGTTTGCGAAGAGTATTCTAGCTCTGTTGGGCAGCATTCGAGCGCGGGAAGAGGGTCGACCAGGAGCACCACGGCCGCAGCCAATTGTCATGCCACAGCCCACATCATTACCGCAACAGCAAACACAGTACAACAGATACGATCAGGAAAGGTTTATTAGGCAAAAAGAAG AAACGGAAGGGTTCAAAATCGACACCATGGGTACCTATCACGGTATGACACTGAAGTCAGTAACAGAGGGACCAAGTGTACCGGCCgctgcgcgcgcgcctcaaacGCCGAGCCATCCTAGGCAAATGCcac AAAACGGCTCGATGGGCGGGAGTACGCCGGGGCGGCGGGAACTGCTACCAGTGGCGGCGGCGCGGCCTCCTGCCGGCGCGGGCGGCAAGCGGCCTTCGCGAAcacccatcatcatcatccccGCAGCCACCACCTCACTCATATCCATGTACAATGTTAAGGACACGCTGCAGGATCTTAA ATTCGTCACTGTGGAACAGAAGAAAGCTGAAGGAGCGGCTCGTGAAAATGAAGTATTGTTGCAGAGAAGAAAAGGACCCACAGGGGATGTACCAAACAACGCGACTACTATTAcg GTACCTTACCGCGTCGTGGACAACCCGGGCAGACTATCGGCCGCGGAGTGGGACAGAGTTGTCGCAGTATTCGTGCAGGGACCAGCCTGGCAGTTCAAGGGGTGGCCTTGGGATGGCAATCCTGTTCAGATATTTGCTAATA tttGCGCATTTCACTTGAAGTACGATGAAATGAAGTTAGACGCGAACGTTGCTCGCTGGGCCGTCACTGTACTAAACTTAAGTCGCACCAAGCGGCATCTTGACCGCGCCGTCCTACTCGGATTTTGGGAGACACTTGAcaa GCACATGATGAAGAATAAGCCGCACCTTAGGTTCTAA
- the LOC118262617 gene encoding parafibromin isoform X3 has product MYSSEAMSIQNIAAFKAKRLAQERATIKSNNNSDGLAVIGSDFQPTLDYDIDPLSLLRHYNINKKEIIERDNQIIFGEFSWPKNIKTNYLMFGSGKEGADKKYYTLESLVFILKYIRLTHPIYVRQAVAANIPAVLCPDRDELLAYLNGETATCASIDKSAPLEIPTQVKHIHDHEGGESAVKKPHIEEIHVQKVQKQVAARLDTSKAASVTVDNMKSLSEAMSVEKIAAIKAKRLAKKRTTIKSNDYSDTLGVVGSDFRAILDYDVDLTKDIMSRERQWRTRTTVLQSNGKVFAKSILALLGSIRAREEGRPGAPRPQPIVMPQPTSLPQQQTQYNRYDQERFIRQKEETEGFKIDTMGTYHGMTLKSVTEGPSVPAAARAPQTPSHPRQMPQNGSMGGSTPGRRELLPVAAARPPAGAGGKRPSRTPIIIIPAATTSLISMYNVKDTLQDLKFVTVEQKKAEGAARENEVLLQRRKGPTGDVPNNATTITVPYRVVDNPGRLSAAEWDRVVAVFVQGPAWQFKGWPWDGNPVQIFANICAFHLKYDEMKLDANVARWAVTVLNLSRTKRHLDRAVLLGFWETLDKHMMKNKPHLRF; this is encoded by the exons AT GTATTCATCGGAGGCTATGTCAATACAGAATATTGCCGCCTTCAAAGCAAAACGTTTGGCACAGGAGAGGGCTACAATCAAGAGCAACAACAACTCCGATGGGCTGGCCGTCATTGGATCAGACTTTCAACCCACCCTTGATTATGACATAGACCCGTTGAGTTTACTTCGACAttacaacataaacaaaaaagaaataattgaacGAGATAACCAAATTATATTTGGTGAATTCTCTTGgcccaaaaatattaaaacaaactatCTTATGTTTGG GTCTGGAAAGGAAGGcgctgataaaaaatattatacattggAAAGTCTCGTATTCATTCTCAAGTATATACGATTGACCCATCCAATTTATGTTAGACAAGCAGTT GCTGCAAACATACCGGCTGTGCTTTGTCCAGATCGTGATGAATTGTTGGCATACTTGAATGGTGAAACTGCAACTTGTGCATCAATAGATAAAAGTGCTCCTCTAGAAATACCAACCCAG GTAAAACATATTCATGATCATGAGGGTGGTGAATCTGCAGTAAAGAAGCCTCATATCGAGGAAATCCATGTGCAGAAGGTACAAAAACAAGTTGCAGCTAGACTTGATACTTCGAAGGCGGCATCCGTCACAGTTGACAATATGAA gtcTTTATCGGAGGCTATGTCAGTGGAGAAAATTGCCGCCATCAAAGCAAAACGTTTGGCAAAGAAGAGGACTACAATCAAGAGCAACGACTACTCTGATACTCTGGGAGTCGTCGGATCGGACTTTCGAGCCATCCTTGACTATGATGTAGATTTAACCAAGGATATTATGAGTCGGGAGAGACAGTGGCGCACAAGAACGACAGTATTACAAAGTAACGGAAAG GTGTTTGCGAAGAGTATTCTAGCTCTGTTGGGCAGCATTCGAGCGCGGGAAGAGGGTCGACCAGGAGCACCACGGCCGCAGCCAATTGTCATGCCACAGCCCACATCATTACCGCAACAGCAAACACAGTACAACAGATACGATCAGGAAAGGTTTATTAGGCAAAAAGAAG AAACGGAAGGGTTCAAAATCGACACCATGGGTACCTATCACGGTATGACACTGAAGTCAGTAACAGAGGGACCAAGTGTACCGGCCgctgcgcgcgcgcctcaaacGCCGAGCCATCCTAGGCAAATGCcac AAAACGGCTCGATGGGCGGGAGTACGCCGGGGCGGCGGGAACTGCTACCAGTGGCGGCGGCGCGGCCTCCTGCCGGCGCGGGCGGCAAGCGGCCTTCGCGAAcacccatcatcatcatccccGCAGCCACCACCTCACTCATATCCATGTACAATGTTAAGGACACGCTGCAGGATCTTAA ATTCGTCACTGTGGAACAGAAGAAAGCTGAAGGAGCGGCTCGTGAAAATGAAGTATTGTTGCAGAGAAGAAAAGGACCCACAGGGGATGTACCAAACAACGCGACTACTATTAcg GTACCTTACCGCGTCGTGGACAACCCGGGCAGACTATCGGCCGCGGAGTGGGACAGAGTTGTCGCAGTATTCGTGCAGGGACCAGCCTGGCAGTTCAAGGGGTGGCCTTGGGATGGCAATCCTGTTCAGATATTTGCTAATA tttGCGCATTTCACTTGAAGTACGATGAAATGAAGTTAGACGCGAACGTTGCTCGCTGGGCCGTCACTGTACTAAACTTAAGTCGCACCAAGCGGCATCTTGACCGCGCCGTCCTACTCGGATTTTGGGAGACACTTGAcaa GCACATGATGAAGAATAAGCCGCACCTTAGGTTCTAA
- the LOC118262617 gene encoding parafibromin isoform X4 → MADPLSLLRQYNVNKKEIIERDNQIIFGEFSWPKNVKTNYLMWGSGKEGNDKEYYTLECLLFILKNIQLTHPVYVRQAAAANIPAVRRPDRKELLAYLNGETATCASIDKSAPLEIPTQVKRTHDHDGGESAAKKPRIEETHVQKVREQLAARLDAPKEASVTVDNIKSLSEAMSVEKIAAIKAKRLAKKRTTIKSNDYSDTLGVVGSDFRAILDYDVDLTKDIMSRERQWRTRTTVLQSNGKVFAKSILALLGSIRAREEGRPGAPRPQPIVMPQPTSLPQQQTQYNRYDQERFIRQKEETEGFKIDTMGTYHGMTLKSVTEGPSVPAAARAPQTPSHPRQMPQNGSMGGSTPGRRELLPVAAARPPAGAGGKRPSRTPIIIIPAATTSLISMYNVKDTLQDLKFVTVEQKKAEGAARENEVLLQRRKGPTGDVPNNATTITVPYRVVDNPGRLSAAEWDRVVAVFVQGPAWQFKGWPWDGNPVQIFANICAFHLKYDEMKLDANVARWAVTVLNLSRTKRHLDRAVLLGFWETLDKHMMKNKPHLRF, encoded by the exons ATGGCGGACCCGTTGAGTTTACTTCGACAGTACAacgtaaacaaaaaagaaataattgaacGAGATAACCAAATTATATTTGGTGAATTCTCTTGGCcgaaaaatgttaaaacaaacTATCTTATGTGGGG GTCTGGAAAGGAAGGCAATGATAAAGAATATTATACATTGGAATGTCTTCTTTTCATTCTCAAGAATATTCAATTGACCCATCCAGTTTATGTTAGACAAGCAGCT GCTGCAAACATACCGGCTGTGCGTCGTCCAGATCGTAAAGAATTGTTGGCATACTTGAATGGTGAAACTGCAACTTGTGCATCAATAGATAAAAGTGCTCCTCTAGAAATACCAACACAg gTAAAACGAACTCATGATCATGATGGCGGTGAATCTGCAGCAAAGAAGCCTCGGATTGAGGAAACCCATGTGCAGAAAGTACGAGAACAACTTGCAGCTAGACTTGATGCTCCAAAGGAGGCATCCGTCACAGTTGATAATATCAA gtcTTTATCGGAGGCTATGTCAGTGGAGAAAATTGCCGCCATCAAAGCAAAACGTTTGGCAAAGAAGAGGACTACAATCAAGAGCAACGACTACTCTGATACTCTGGGAGTCGTCGGATCGGACTTTCGAGCCATCCTTGACTATGATGTAGATTTAACCAAGGATATTATGAGTCGGGAGAGACAGTGGCGCACAAGAACGACAGTATTACAAAGTAACGGAAAG GTGTTTGCGAAGAGTATTCTAGCTCTGTTGGGCAGCATTCGAGCGCGGGAAGAGGGTCGACCAGGAGCACCACGGCCGCAGCCAATTGTCATGCCACAGCCCACATCATTACCGCAACAGCAAACACAGTACAACAGATACGATCAGGAAAGGTTTATTAGGCAAAAAGAAG AAACGGAAGGGTTCAAAATCGACACCATGGGTACCTATCACGGTATGACACTGAAGTCAGTAACAGAGGGACCAAGTGTACCGGCCgctgcgcgcgcgcctcaaacGCCGAGCCATCCTAGGCAAATGCcac AAAACGGCTCGATGGGCGGGAGTACGCCGGGGCGGCGGGAACTGCTACCAGTGGCGGCGGCGCGGCCTCCTGCCGGCGCGGGCGGCAAGCGGCCTTCGCGAAcacccatcatcatcatccccGCAGCCACCACCTCACTCATATCCATGTACAATGTTAAGGACACGCTGCAGGATCTTAA ATTCGTCACTGTGGAACAGAAGAAAGCTGAAGGAGCGGCTCGTGAAAATGAAGTATTGTTGCAGAGAAGAAAAGGACCCACAGGGGATGTACCAAACAACGCGACTACTATTAcg GTACCTTACCGCGTCGTGGACAACCCGGGCAGACTATCGGCCGCGGAGTGGGACAGAGTTGTCGCAGTATTCGTGCAGGGACCAGCCTGGCAGTTCAAGGGGTGGCCTTGGGATGGCAATCCTGTTCAGATATTTGCTAATA tttGCGCATTTCACTTGAAGTACGATGAAATGAAGTTAGACGCGAACGTTGCTCGCTGGGCCGTCACTGTACTAAACTTAAGTCGCACCAAGCGGCATCTTGACCGCGCCGTCCTACTCGGATTTTGGGAGACACTTGAcaa GCACATGATGAAGAATAAGCCGCACCTTAGGTTCTAA